The Verrucomicrobiota bacterium nucleotide sequence CTGGCGATGACGTGGGTCTACCACTGCCTCGGCGCCTGGAACGACGCGGTGGGCAAGGGCATCTTCATCCTGCCATTCGCGTTCGGCGGGCTCGGGTTCTACGCCGTGCTGCGGTCGCTCACGCACCGCACGTGGGCGCTGGCGGCCACCGCCGCACTGCTCGCTACGCCGCGCCTGTTCCTCAACCTCGTCGAAGGCTACGCCGATTCGTTCCTCACGCTGCTCTACGGGCCGGCCGTGCTCCTGCTCTGCCGCTGGGTGCGCGACGATCGCCACTGGGACCTGCTCGCCGCCGCACTCTGTCTCGGCATGACCGCCTGGATCAAGGCTGAGGGCCTGCCGCTGAACCTGATCGCGCTCGTGCTCGCCGTGGGGGTCCGTCTTGTCTCGAGACGGCCCTGGACGCGGCCGGATGTCATCAGCCTCGGCCTCGCGCTGGTCCTCGTCGTGTTCGCCGGGTTGACGTGGCAGATCGTGGCCTGGTCGCTCAAGCTCGACCCGCTTCACGGCAAGGACGTCTACTCGATGACGGGCTTCGTGACGCAGTTGACGGGCGAACGGCTCCATGCCATTGCCAAGCATCTCTGGCAGGAGGCGCGGCAACTCCGGTTCTGGGGCGTCCTGTGGTTCGTCTGGCCTGTCGCCGCCGTAGCGGCCGCCCGCCGGCTCGCGCGGCCCGTCCCCGCCATGCTCGGGCTGGCCATCCTCGGCGACTTGGCGCTCATCTTCGTGATCTTCATCACGACCGGCTTGTCACTCGAATGGCACCTGAGCGCCGCGCTCGAGCGGCTCATGATTAACCTCCTGCCGCTGCTCGTGGCTTTCACGACCGTCCAGGCCTACGCGCTCTTCGAGGGGAAGGAACGGCTCAGCCCCGCGCCCGACCCGGCCCAGACTCGGTGAGCGACGCGTGCAGCGTGTGGGGTGTGGCGCCCCTGATCTCGACGGTCACCAGTTCGCCGGCGCGCTCCGGGCACGCCTCGAAGACCGCGATCCGGTTGCACCGCGTGCGGCCCGAGTAGCGGGCGGCGTTCTTGCGGCTCGGTCCCTCGACGAGCACCTCCATCTGCCGCCCGATGAGCGCGCGGTTCTTCTCCAGCGAGATCTCGTCCTGGAGTTCGAGGATCCGCGCCAGTCGCGCCTTCTTGACCTCGAGCGGGACGTCATCGTCGAGCGCGGCGGCCGCCGTGCCGGGCCGCGGCGAGTACTTGAACATGAACGCGCCGTCGTAGCGCACCGTCTCGACGAGCGACACGGTCTCGGAGAACTCGGCGTCCGTCTCGCCCGGGAAGCCGACGATCAGGTCGGTGCTCAAGGCAATCCCCGGCACGCGCGCCCGCAGTTTCTCAACAAGACCCAGGTAGTGGCCGCGCGTGTAGCCGCGATTCATGCGTGCAAGGACGGTATCGCTGCCCGCCTGAGCGGGGAAGTGGAGGTACTCGCACACAACAGGCAGCCCGGCGATCGCCTCGATGAGCCGCTCGCTGATGTCCTTGGGGTGCGACGTGACAAATCGCAGCCGACGGAGCCCCTCGACCGCGCCCACCTGCTCGAGGAGGCCCGCGAAATCGCGCGGGCCGGCGTGGTCGTTGGCGTCGTCCAGTCCCCGGCCGTACGAGTTGACGTTCTGCCCGAGAAGCGTTACTTCCTTCGCGCCGCGCTCGACGAGGCGGCGCACCTCGGCGACAATCCCGCCCGCCGGCCGGCTCACCTCGCGCCCGCGCACGTACGGCACGACGCAGTACGAGCAGTAGTTGTCGCACCCGCGCATGACCGAGACGAATGCCTTGACCCGACCCGAGCGCGTGCCCGGTTCGTAACACAGGTCAACCATGTCGTCGTCGGCAATGTCAACGATTGGCCCTGCACCCTCGATCGCCCGCCGGACGAACTTGGGCAGGTGCTGGATGTTGCGCGTGCCGCAGACCACATTGAGCTCGGGGACCCGCTCGAGCAGCGCCGTGCCGTGGGCCTGTGCTACACACCCGCACAGCACAAGCACAAGCTCCGGCTGCCGTTCGCGCTTG carries:
- a CDS encoding glycosyltransferase family 39 protein — translated: MIGALALLIALVVPAGIGVGLLRLLVPPLMRRDPIEQVFIGGFFGLFLITAQICVYALLGVGRSFWSLILPWALFLTPLGRMAYSMCRTRLHRSKGRSRKVHASERTRQVPAWPRLNVVDIVLLVLLTGELFWLVTATVNEPVWGWDTMVNWASKAKIFYMERRPELSPMVHNSYPLGVPLAMTWVYHCLGAWNDAVGKGIFILPFAFGGLGFYAVLRSLTHRTWALAATAALLATPRLFLNLVEGYADSFLTLLYGPAVLLLCRWVRDDRHWDLLAAALCLGMTAWIKAEGLPLNLIALVLAVGVRLVSRRPWTRPDVISLGLALVLVVFAGLTWQIVAWSLKLDPLHGKDVYSMTGFVTQLTGERLHAIAKHLWQEARQLRFWGVLWFVWPVAAVAAARRLARPVPAMLGLAILGDLALIFVIFITTGLSLEWHLSAALERLMINLLPLLVAFTTVQAYALFEGKERLSPAPDPAQTR
- the miaB gene encoding tRNA (N6-isopentenyl adenosine(37)-C2)-methylthiotransferase MiaB, with product MGTRAFYIRTYGCQMNELDSELVAGGLVKAGFQAAASLEEAGVVVLNTCTVRDSAERKALGLLGLLARRKRERQPELVLVLCGCVAQAHGTALLERVPELNVVCGTRNIQHLPKFVRRAIEGAGPIVDIADDDMVDLCYEPGTRSGRVKAFVSVMRGCDNYCSYCVVPYVRGREVSRPAGGIVAEVRRLVERGAKEVTLLGQNVNSYGRGLDDANDHAGPRDFAGLLEQVGAVEGLRRLRFVTSHPKDISERLIEAIAGLPVVCEYLHFPAQAGSDTVLARMNRGYTRGHYLGLVEKLRARVPGIALSTDLIVGFPGETDAEFSETVSLVETVRYDGAFMFKYSPRPGTAAAALDDDVPLEVKKARLARILELQDEISLEKNRALIGRQMEVLVEGPSRKNAARYSGRTRCNRIAVFEACPERAGELVTVEIRGATPHTLHASLTESGPGRARG